The genomic stretch ATACATCTCTTCTGCAAATAAATACATTTTTCCATAACAATCAAATCCAGAAAAATGGCAGCATGCATTTGATGTCCTAGAACCTAAAGATGATGACCTTGATATGGCTGAATTCTTTTCGACTACAGAACCAGCACTCTATTCAATAAGCAAATTTAGGAACTTCTAAAATTAAGAGATCAACCATTACCAGATGACCAGAAACATAAAGGGCACAAGCTTGTCTTACAAACACAGGAAAACCACTAAAGTAAAAGGAGTTAGGCATCTAGAACTGCAAGCTACACATGCTACCCAAGCATCTAGGCTTTGCCTTTGAGTCATCTACCCCTAAATATACGACACACATCCATAATTGATTTCAATTTGGGAGGTTCAACATCTACATTTCGaaataacctaggtttacacAAAGGATGAACAGACCAATTCCAAATCATGAACAATGCTCGTATATCACAATTGGATGCCTGGGAATGCTACACTAAAGAAACTTTTTCGAAAATGGAATTAAGAGTCTGACAATTTTAAATAGCCATATATTACTTTCTTCTTCCTGTAACGAAAAATACATTCCCATTACAAACTTAACCAGACCTAACCTTGGACAAAGAAACTACAAACGAATTACTTGAACAGATGAAAAATCAgtacaaattttgaaaaataatattcatGATTTAGAAGGTATTAAAGAATAAAACATGCACGCATGCACACACACACTCACATCTTACACTAAAGTCTAAACTGGGATAAAagaaataatttcaaaatttaaaacactcGTGGAAGAGAAAGCTGTCGAAACTATTCCATTTGATTGACCAACAAATTCAATGTGGTTAGAGAATGGGGGAATTTAGGACAGCTTTCAGAAACCAAAGAAATTTCAATTATAAGATAGCATTAACAGCTTTCACTAACCAATTACTAGAACAAATGAACCAaaaaaaagggataataaacaaaaattcaGTATCAGCATAGGAACTGAGCAGGAAAGACATCAACATCTTGTCAAATGAGGAATGACTAGCATTTTTTTTTCAGGATAAGAAATGACCCAGACCACATCTGAATTTTGAactatttgaaaatttttgttggttttttcaaataatttctAATTTGTATGACCATCCAACCCATTTTACTAAAAAAGCAATGTATGATCTCCCAATCCATTTGACCGGCTATGatctttctttttccctttcaACAAACAACTTAGTCCATGCTTCAATTTTGGACTGTTTGAAATTTTTTGTTGGTTTGTTCAGATCATTTCTATGATCTCCAACCATTAATTAACAAAGCAAAACCATTTCTAAGATCCTTCAACCCTTTTTAGCTGAGACTTCTTTTTTTCCAGGACAACAAATGACTCGGTCCATTTATGAATTTTGGACCGTGTGAATTTCGGAATGCCAGGCCAACTGCAGAAGCAATGCAGGTCCCTGACACTTATGAAGTTGGCCTGGAATTCGTTTGCAATTGCTTTTGTAAACAGGGTTTTGCCGCAGCCCGGAGGGCCAAAGAAAAGAACACCTTTGGAAGGCGACATGCCAAATTTCTCAAACTTCTCAGCATGTTCCACCGGGTATTGAACCATCTATAAACAGTAAAATAAATCTCTTATATTAATAAATTGTTGAAAACATACCTAATATACAACACATTTAAGATTCGGAATATGAAatcaaattttcgaatttttgcaCCTCTTGAAGCTCCCTTTTAACATTTCTCTAGACCTCCAATATCATCATAGGAAACATTTGGAACTTCCATCATGGTTCATGTAAACAATTTCCAAATTAAAGGTcaacataataataaaagaacattTTCATTCAATTTTGTAACTGAAATAATAACAGAACTCAATAAATACAAAGGATAAGACATTAATATGCTAAATGCATTGTATATATTTGCAAGAGTAGTGTCTTTCTTTTCCAAAGTTTATGCAATCAAAAAAGATTAATCATGCTTAGAATCATTCAGGTTGAGAATTCAGCAAGGGAACTCACTATTGCACACAACACAGATGGGTTTGAAGAAGTCAAAGCAGTTTGGAAGTGCTCATTGGTGACAACCATAGAATTCAAAATCTCAATATCACTCGATTCATCCTCCAAGTCAATCACATCCATCTTCTCTCTTATACAATGCAGAACAAAATCTCTTATTCAAGGTCTGCTCCTAGATAACGATGAGTGTCCCTTGCAACTCTTTCAAGATCAACCTGAAAAAACACAGAAAACAATTTAGAATTGTTAAGCATAACATTTACAATTTAGATTTAAAGTGAGGAACTTGAACTTGTAatctttcttttcacttttccGGCACCAATCAACTACATATCAGAACAATAGATTACAAGTTCAAGTTCCTCACTTCAAATCATAACTGTAACATATATTATGCATGTCAATTTTTCTCTTTATTATCTTGATTTCTAAACTCCTATTATAAACACCACAACATTTCACAGCTAGATCAAAGAATTATTGCTATCAGAAGTCCATTTcctattttaatgaataaagCTAGCACTAGAAACACATAACTAGACTTTATTATCACATTGAATTAATAATAACAGTAGTATTGAGAGAGATAAACTCACTGATCAGAAGAAGAGGATTGACCCTTTTGAGGAGCAAGTGAGGTTGGATCAGCCATGACCTTTATCAGAACTTATTCTTGGTCTTTCAATATCATACTCCAAGCTTACACGATGTTTAGCAGCTTAGCTCTATATGCAAAAGTTTGTGCTTTGTGTTAATTCATAATACACGTTAACTATCACGCGAAAGTGTGTGTGAAAAAATAgtcgaaaataattaaataaattaatatatttgactaaattatttaATGTAATACATGTTGAGATCTTAATTATCATTTTACATGAATAATCATctctttttattaaatattttcataaataattattcatgTAAAATATCTTTATACAGATGATAACTTCAATTCTGTCAATGCTATTTCAATTTAACAACAATGGAGCAACCACTAAGCTCCCAGATCAACTGAAAAAATTGCATCACCTCTTACCTTATGCAACCAAAATTTTCTTATTGACAGCTTCATATATGCAATTTTGGAAGCTTAAAAGGCCAAAGAGCCCAAGTCTGGATTAAACTGACTGCAACCAGGTACCTTCCGCACCCTACTGTTCCTCATCTTCGTTCTTACAAGGGAAACATCTATCCATCGATTTGCTGCTGCATAGATGTTAGACAACAGCACATAGTTAGCAGCATTTTGAGGCTCAATCTCAAAAAGTTGATTAGCAGCAATCTCTCCTAACTCTGAATCACCATATGCTTTACATGCCGCAAGAAGTGCACCCCAGGCAGCAGCATGAGGCTCCACTGGCATTACTTTTATAAGCTCATAAGCATCCCGTAAATGCCCTGATCGACTTAGAAGGTCAACCATACATGCATAGTGAtcaggtgaaggactaatgcaGTACTTTTCCTTCATGGAGCGGAAGTAGTTCCAGCCCTCATCAACAAGTCCAGCATGACTACAAGCTGTTAGAATGATTTTGAAGGCCACCTCATCCGGAGTTAGCCCATCCTTCACCATCCTGTTAAAGAAATTCAGTGCATCTTCCTCGAATCCATGAATTGACAACCCTTGTATCATCGAACAATATGAGACTAGATCACGGTTAGGCGTTtcttcaaataattttaatgcCCTTTCCATGTTTCCACATTTAGCATTCATATCCAGAAGCGCTGCAATCACATGGTCCTGTTTCATATCAATAGAGCTCTTGTTTACATAAGAATCAACCCATCGAGCCAGTTCTAAATTACCCAACTGAGAAGAAGCTGACATCAAGCTAACCAATATGAATTCATCAGGTTTCACATTCATTGATTCCATCTCAAGAAATACTCTCAAGGCCCTGTTAGGTTGACCATTCTGTACATACCCTGATATCAAAGTAGACCATGCAACAATATCCTTTTCCGGAGCTTGGTCAAACAAGAACCTTGAGGTAGCCATGTCACCAGCCTTTGCATAGCCATCAATCATGATCGTGAAAGAAACAACACTCTTTTCCGGCATAGCATCAAGTACTACCCTAGCATTGCCCAAATCCCCCACCTTCACAAAACCCCATATCATCGCATTCCATGATGCCACATTCCTCTGcggcatttcatcaaacagcctctttgcctccACCATATCCCCAACCTTCACATAGCCAACCACCATAGCCGTCCATGAAACTGCATTCTTCTCAGACATTCCATCAAACACCTTGCGAGCGTCACCAATCTTTCCACATTTTCCATACATATCGACCAAACAGGTTCCAACAAACATATCACCTTCAACCCCACACCTCAACGCCGAGCCATGGAGCAATTTTCCTTCCCAGGATCTGCACATGCTTGAACAAGCCTTAATCACAGAAGAGTAAGTGTACCTATCCGGAAGGGACCCATGTGCCTTCATGCGAATAAAAGCAGAGAGGGTGTCGAAAAAGTAACTTCCTTTGGTGTGGGCTCCAATGAGGGAGTTCCAGAGGAAAGGGGAAGGGCCAAGGACGCAGTCGAAGACGGCGGTGTAATATGAAGCAGTGGCGGCAAAGGAGGCGGAAAGGGAAATGAAGCGGGAGATGATGAGGTGATCTTGCTCTAGGCCTCGTTGGATGATGGAGGCGTGGACTTGGTAGAGGTGATGAATGGTCTTGCAGGCCTTAAGAAGGGTGGTAATGGCGGCAGTTGAACGCGGCGGAGAAGAAGAGTGTTGAAATATTGAATTCATTGGAAGGAGCTGCTTTTTGCTCTCCCTGATTTCTCTCCTTAAGTCATCCGCTTTGGTACATTCTTGATAAATTTACACGCCAAAAAAGATTGAAAGGAGAATAAGAAAGTGGCAATGCACTTCAATACGTTCTGCGAGGAAGAACAAATAGAATGAGACTCCCTGCTGCAAAGATACATCAAAACTGGTCCGATTGCCGCTCCAACCAAATTCAGTTTGCGTCTAAACATCTTCATAAACCCAAAGAGTCTTGTTATTacttattaattatattaatatgaTAGTGGGTTAGGAAATTATAGTGGTGTGTTTGTAACCGGTTCTCTTCTAGGTGCGGGTCGGGTTTTCAGCCCATGACactaccaaaaaataaaagcattagtATCACCAAAAAGTATTAATTGTAAGCTTCGTAACgtatatctattatttattttctatttacatATATAGGAAAAGTTAGGAGAAATTTAGGGACAAATtgcatatttaaataaaataaagctcAAAATTATTCATTTGTAATATTTGTAAAATGGTTAATTTTGAAATCCATTTTATTTAAGTATATAATTTGTCACGAttcaaattatataattttttatttctttcttttttaagaggtagataattttgtaattttaatttaccttaatcaaaataaaactcaaCTATAGGAAGAAAAGGCCAAAATTtaatttgagaaaaaaattaaggAAAACATACAGACTTCAGTGGCCCTCCTTTCGCCACCAATACTCCTCGCGTGATTTTCGCTTTGGTATGATTTGAAGCGCTCAGCTCAACAAAGAAATGAGGCGCATTTCTACATGTCCACAAAGTACAGTACAGCACAGAAGAAACATAGAATAGCTTAGCTTATTAGCTCAGCTCAGCTTTACGGACTAAATGGACGGAAGCCCTATCTTCTCTACAATACTGTACTCGACCCTTCGCCTAATCCCTTAGTATAAATAAATGGAGCTTTCTGCATTCCCGACGTTCAGAGCAGTTACCAATCCTTCGATTTTCCCTTTCTCTTCGAAACAAGTTTGTTGCCGGTGCTCTTTTCTTCTTCGTCGCCGCGACTATGGCCTTCGCTGGAATCGAAATTCGAAACCGTTTGTTCGCATCAGGTTGTGCTTGGAGAATGCTTCGTCGTCGAACGGTTATGGCGGAACCGAGAGCGGAGAAGCTAAACCTGAGTTCATCGAAGTCATCGGCATTGGCAGTCGGAAGGACGCGGTTATCGATTTCTGCTTGAGATCGCAGTTTCAGTTGTCGTCGCTGCGGTTTTGGTAATCTTCTAGTCTCCGCTCAGAGATTTTATTCTTTCGTAATTTTCTCTTGTGACGATTACGGTGAATTCGAAATTTGAATACTGTTTTGGTTTACGAGAATACGTGTTGTTTTAATAGATTCTCATAACTGGAAAAATTAGCAAAATCATTGtgttttttttagttattactTTCGTCTAAGGTCGTAATGACTTTCTAGCATACAACGACAGCAATTCACAGTTAAAAGTTATCTGATAGTTTCGCTCGTATGCTTTTGCCAGAATTGAAAGAGATAACTGTTCTTCGTATGGTTATTTTCTCTTCATTAGCATAAACACGAGCAATCCTTTATTCTTAAGAGTAATACTCTCAGCAGTTAAGATCTGATCTAAAAGAAAAGTATGGACAAACGCTGTTAATGGTTTCCTACTTTCCCTGTGCTAGATTTTAACTAGAACATCACTTCAGAGTGTGCTAGAGATTATAGCTAGTTTTACATTATTAAATTATCTCCTACATTtggaataataaaataatttcttctGGAATTGATTTTTAATTCCATTTTGAATTGCCTTAAGTTCTAAATGTTTTGCAGGAATATCATAATGAAAGAATCACACGAGGCTCAATTACAGCGTAGATCAAGGGAAGAAGGTTGTTCTGTTGACTTAATTTTACTGTGATACTTTTTGGATCAACTAGTTCTTATTTGTCTAGTTTAATAAAGAAAGTAGATGAATGGAAGAAGGTTTTCTTTTGACTTAATTTTACTGCGGTACTTTTTTTATCCAATACTTCTTAgttttttagtttaatatagAAAAATTATATTGGGAATTCTTTCATTTTTGGTGTTTCTGGAAATAAAATGTCCATTACAGTAACATCCTTCTTGATTTTTTCCTTCTCATATTATTCATTTACTATCAAAGTTGAAGCCTAAACTTCAAATTAGAAGACAGACCATACAATTAAATAATGTTtagttaaaagaaaaaaaaattgaagggGAGGGATGACATGAATGAATTACAGTTCAGATATTCATACATACCTCAGTGTTTTCTCCACTGTTAAAAGCCACTGAACTACATTTGTTTTGGTTACTTTTGCAGAATTTTCTCCAACAGTTGTCAAAGCTCCAGTATTTATGAAGACATGCTCAAAGACTGTTGTCCTTGTTTGTACATTCCTTTCCTTAAAACTCTTGTACCTTGCTTCAACAAAGTTACCAAAATATTTGAGTGAACTAGTTTGTCCCATTCAGATTATGTGAAGTGCACATAAGTCAACTGAGACGCTTGAATTCGTTATATGTCActttataataaatatgtttatCTTAGTAAAAGGAAATTTTATGTAACtgtttactgcaatttacacgATAAAGCTGATTTACATTGCTTGTGGTTGCACTCCTAGCACAGTTGCATAATTTATGGGATCATAAGACATTATTCCATCATGAATTTTGTGTAATCTAATGTTAAAccgcccccccccccccctctctTCTCATTGTGCTTTCTTAGGTGGCTAGTGCAGGATATGGATTGGACCTTTCTGTTGCAGTTGATATTTTTGAAACTGTGAGGTCCAGAAATGGGTTAGCAGTTGCTATAGTTTTGAGGCCTTTTAGCTTTGAAGGGTTAAGACGACAGGATGAGGTACCTTATGTGCTTTGACTGCCTTTGAATAAATATATAGGTCCCCAATCATATTGTCCCTTTCaaacattttttcattttcacCTACAATGTGATAAAATTTCCATTGGCTCTATAACTGATAAATTATGATAATGCCAGTGAATGTTATTAGACGTCATATAGTTTTTGTTCTATGATTGCAATAGaattcttgatgtgatttattTGAGTCAAACTCTCAGGTGAAGGATTTGATGGGGAAGCTTAAGGGGAGCGCGAATTTAATTATAGGTGAGGCTCCATTGATCAAATTGGAAGAATAAAACTATGACAAAAGAAAGACTAATGCATAAagattttattataaaaatttctgGAAATACTTTTACCATTAAAAGAAATATGCAGCAACTGTTCATGCTACTGGTGTATGATATTTTCACATGATAATCCTGAGCAGGTGCtcatttttgttgatttttccCACAGAAATTGATATTGATGCACTGCTTCAAAAAGACTTGTTGACTCTAGATGAGGCCATGAAGACTGCAAATAATGCAGTTTTGTTGGCTATTAAGGCCATATATGTATTAAAATctgtaagtttttttttttagtatattttgggTTGTTTGGTTATACAAAATAACTATAAGATAACACGTGAATAGCTTTGCAGGAGACGCATAGAAAACTTGTAGATAGATTGCAGGATGGTGTGACTGAAGCCAGCACTTCAGAAGTTAATAAAGTAAGTTTCTAACATTTTTCTCTGGTAATGTTTGACCTTTTGTCCCCATCAAAGTTACTTGACACCCTTgtttttatctatattttgtgtttccAAATATTTTCTCCCCATTCCTTTGTATAACAAATGCTACTATTTACAGATATTGGCAAACTATAAAGAAGCAGGGATCGGATTTGGAGCTGCATATAACATCAAAACCTCAATATTGCAGTCTACATTAGAGTGTCCTTTCCTTGGTGTTCGTTTAAAGGTATCTCCAATTTTTTCATAGTCATCCATAATAGGTACAATGTTTTCATAGTTAATAACAATTTAAAAGTATTTAACTTGCATTGGTTCTTTCATTAAACACTGCTGTTTCTTTTCCAGAATGATTTTCCTGTCATCTGTTCAGCATAGCACGGTTTcctttaaatatttattttaaacttaGGAGTTCACAGTTCTAGTATTATTCTGATTTGTTCTTGTCTACCATCTTAACTTAATACAATCACTATTTTGTTCAGGATCCAACTAGTATTGTTATCTGCATTCTTGCTAGTTCAGTACCCATTAATCATAGCGATATAGCAGCCTTTCTGCGTACATTCCGTCAAACTACAGCATATACGGGGGACATATTAGTATCCACAATCTATGAGCCAAATGTTGAGCCCAACTTATGGATAACAACTGTCCTTGCACTTGGGTGAGTAACTTGACATGGATGCTTGATGGTGAAATCCTTTTTTCAGTGTTTTTATTGTTTCTCATTTCATCAACATGTTGAGTTTCCTGTTTTGTAATTGTAAATAGCAGTTCAAACGTGAAACAATCTGTCCAGAGTGTTGGTATACTATCCAGACTGGCCCTGCATTTTCCTCGTCTTTTTAGCTTTTGGGGGACGCATAATCAGCAACAAGTTCACACAGGAAAAGAGTGTGCAGTAACTCCTCAGAAAGTGATGGAGTCTTATGAAAGGGATGAGGAGCCAAATAAGAATGCTGCACATTTTGTAGATGGCAGTTTTAATAATCACAATGAACAGTTGGAGCCAAGAGTGAGCAGCAGCAGCTCCAAGTTGGCTACTTCAAGGTTTTCTCTCTATCTTAGGCTCCCCCAAATGAAAAGGAAAattgtttctaattttttaaacaaattaattttgcTTTTCACCTTCTCGATGTTGGCTTCTGAACGGTATTAGGTTTTCTGAAAAAGAAGATATGTTCGACTCTATAGCCCAGAATTCTGTCCCTTATGACTCTATTATTGAAGGTGGTAATTTTGAGACACTGAAATTTTGACTACCTTGTGTCATTGCTGTTGAACCATTGTtgaataatttctttttctgttgTTCTTTTGTTTAATTTCAAATTGAGTTGTATTAGATGACTATGCTTTTCAAAGGGAGCAACTTGAAAACTGGAATCTGGGTCCTGGATATGAAGTGGCAAGGGAGTGGGCCCAAGAACGGGTAGCTGATGCAACACATATGATAGATAATCTAAGCATATTCCACCTTCCTGTAGGTGTGAGGCCTTCAGAAGATTTGAAAGATTGTTTAAAAGTCTCATTCATGACAGAACAGAAGGAACCGGAATCTGTCAATGAAGTAAATGTATCAACAATAAATGAGGGCATCCCTTCTTGGAATGTAGTGACTGATGCAAGTTTGGAAGCAGTAAAGGGATTGGCATCTTCACTTTTGAAGGGAAAAGATGCTAATAAACCAAAGAAGCATGGAGTACTATCTGATCGAGCTGCTTCTATGCTGGTAATGATGATTAATGGCTGTGAAATTTGTTGATGACTCATTCATTTATGTATTCCTGAAAATAAATTTGATGAATGTTCTGTCATTAGTCAATATTTCATGAGTCAAGGTATAAATTCTGTAGTTGACAATTTAACAAGAGATATTTCTCTATAAAATTTGACATTCATCATGCAATTGTCATTCTCTACCCTCTGATGGCATTGTGTACTTTCTTGGAGGGTTCCTTTATATGATTATCATTGTTCAGGTTTATTTTGATTTGCCGATTTGTTTGAGGAGCCTATTTTATCCTTCTTCATTACAGTGGTCCTTCTAGTAAATTTTTGTTGCAAAAAATGTTGTTTGGGAATTAGCTCAAAATTTAACATGCCTTATTCTCCTTCTACTATTTAAAATTAGGCTTGAGTGGAGATTTGCTCACTACTTGCAGAAATATTAAAGCTTCATTTGACAGTATTTCTAATTTTACTTGAATATTAATTTCACATGGGTATCACCTGAATTTGGCTTTAGATTAAAAAGGAAGTTCAAATTTTCCTTGTATTATCTATAATGTGTAGGATCTAGATCCTTCAGTTCAAGCTCCTAGTTATTGTTTGACATAGAAGAGCATTCCGTACTTTGCACTTCAATATAACTTTGGAAAAGAAGTAAACCCCAAGACCTTGCTACCTATGGAATTGATTTAGTGCAAGGCAACTTCAAACCCCATAGAATACCAAATTCCAGAACAAAGGCTAAATTCTCCTTTTGAAAGTATAATTCTATTGGGTTTTAACTTTTAGCCATCTAATTATTTAAGATTTTCATTATTCTCTTACATGCTTTCTCAATTTATTCTAATCTCAAATAATAAGGAATTTAGGGTGACTATATTTTATACACAGGAGGCAGAACGGGACTTGTCAAAAAAGTGGAATCCTGTTGTGGAAATGCAATACAGGGGAGGAAGATACAAGGGACGATGCCAAGGAGGTCTTCCTGAAGGAAAGGTGATTTCTGAGTTTCTTCCAAATCATTTGTCTAGCTAGACTCTGGAATTTTAagttttctgttttttttttttttcccctcACTGCATGCTGGGAGAACAACTATATTAAAATTTACATTCAGGGGCGTCTTATTCTTGGAGATGGAAGTATATATGATGGTTCATGGCGCCATGGTAAGAGATCAGGGCCAGGTACCTTCTATTTCAAAAACGGAGACATGTTTCAAGGAACATGGAGGGATGATGTCATGCACGGCAAGGTTCGTTAGATTttgatgtatactttccaatgatgatttgttgaagctAAAGATGACGAAAGTGATTAGCATGTTAGATAAGAGATTGTGTGAGTTTTAGCAATAGTTACAGCGTAATATAGAAAATGATTTGATCCAACTTATCATTGCTAGAACCAGTAGCAATCTATCATGTCGATCTTGTATGGCAATTTATCTTGATTTCAACTGCTATAAAGTGTATGGGGGAATCATAGTACTTGATTACAGACCAATCTTTGATGGTGTTTCG from Arachis stenosperma cultivar V10309 chromosome 9, arast.V10309.gnm1.PFL2, whole genome shotgun sequence encodes the following:
- the LOC130948257 gene encoding putative pentatricopeptide repeat-containing protein At5g37570 isoform X1; translation: MNSIFQHSSSPPRSTAAITTLLKACKTIHHLYQVHASIIQRGLEQDHLIISRFISLSASFAATASYYTAVFDCVLGPSPFLWNSLIGAHTKGSYFFDTLSAFIRMKAHGSLPDRYTYSSVIKACSSMCRSWEGKLLHGSALRCGVEGDMFVGTCLVDMYGKCGKIGDARKVFDGMSEKNAVSWTAMVVGYVKVGDMVEAKRLFDEMPQRNVASWNAMIWGFVKVGDLGNARVVLDAMPEKSVVSFTIMIDGYAKAGDMATSRFLFDQAPEKDIVAWSTLISGYVQNGQPNRALRVFLEMESMNVKPDEFILVSLMSASSQLGNLELARWVDSYVNKSSIDMKQDHVIAALLDMNAKCGNMERALKLFEETPNRDLVSYCSMIQGLSIHGFEEDALNFFNRMVKDGLTPDEVAFKIILTACSHAGLVDEGWNYFRSMKEKYCISPSPDHYACMVDLLSRSGHLRDAYELIKVMPVEPHAAAWGALLAACKAYGDSELGEIAANQLFEIEPQNAANYVLLSNIYAAANRWIDVSLVRTKMRNSRVRKVPGCSQFNPDLGSLAF
- the LOC130948257 gene encoding putative pentatricopeptide repeat-containing protein At5g37570 isoform X2 → MNSIFQHSSSPPRSTAAITTLLKACKTIHHLYQVHASIIQRGLEQDHLIISRFISLSASFAATASYYTAVFDCVLGPSPFLWNSLIGAHTKGSYFFDTLSAFIRMKAHGSLPDRYTYSSVIKACSSMCRSWEGKLLHGSALRCGVEGDMFVGTCLVDMYGKCGKIGDARKVFDGMSEKNAVSWTAMVVGYVKVGDMVEAKRLFDEMPQRNVASWNAMIWGFVKVGDLGNARVVLDAMPEKSVVSFTIMIDGYAKAGDMATSRFLFDQAPEKDIVAWSTLISGYVQNGQPNRALRVFLEMESMNVKPDEFILVSLMSASSQLGNLELARWVDSYVNKSSIDMKQDHVIAALLDMNAKCGNMERALKLFEETPNRDLVSYCSMIQGLSIHGFEEDALNFFNRMVKDGLTPDEVAFKIILTACSHAGLVDEGWNYFRSMKEKYCISPSPDHYACMVDLLSRSGHLRDAYELIKVMPVEPHAAAWGALLAACKAYGDSDSKSMDRCFPCKNEDEEQ
- the LOC130951844 gene encoding protein ACCUMULATION AND REPLICATION OF CHLOROPLASTS 3, chloroplastic isoform X1, translating into MELSAFPTFRAVTNPSIFPFSSKQVCCRCSFLLRRRDYGLRWNRNSKPFVRIRLCLENASSSNGYGGTESGEAKPEFIEVIGIGSRKDAVIDFCLRSQFQLSSLRFWNIIMKESHEAQLQRRSREEEFSPTVVKAPVFMKTCSKTVVLVASAGYGLDLSVAVDIFETVRSRNGLAVAIVLRPFSFEGLRRQDEVKDLMGKLKGSANLIIEIDIDALLQKDLLTLDEAMKTANNAVLLAIKAIYVLKSETHRKLVDRLQDGVTEASTSEVNKILANYKEAGIGFGAAYNIKTSILQSTLECPFLGVRLKDPTSIVICILASSVPINHSDIAAFLRTFRQTTAYTGDILVSTIYEPNVEPNLWITTVLALGSSNVKQSVQSVGILSRLALHFPRLFSFWGTHNQQQVHTGKECAVTPQKVMESYERDEEPNKNAAHFVDGSFNNHNEQLEPRVSSSSSKLATSRFSEKEDMFDSIAQNSVPYDSIIEDDYAFQREQLENWNLGPGYEVAREWAQERVADATHMIDNLSIFHLPVGVRPSEDLKDCLKVSFMTEQKEPESVNEVNVSTINEGIPSWNVVTDASLEAVKGLASSLLKGKDANKPKKHGVLSDRAASMLEAERDLSKKWNPVVEMQYRGGRYKGRCQGGLPEGKGRLILGDGSIYDGSWRHGKRSGPGTFYFKNGDMFQGTWRDDVMHGKGWFYFHTGDRWFANFWKGKANGEGRFYSKSGDAFFGNFKDGWRHGQFLCINANGTRYAEIWEQGVLLDIKQLYR
- the LOC130951844 gene encoding protein ACCUMULATION AND REPLICATION OF CHLOROPLASTS 3, chloroplastic isoform X2, producing the protein MELSAFPTFRAVTNPSIFPFSSKQVCCRCSFLLRRRDYGLRWNRNSKPFVRIRLCLENASSSNGYGGTESGEAKPEFIEVIGIGSRKDAVIDFCLRSQFQLSSLRFWNIIMKESHEAQLQRRSREEEFSPTVVKAPVFMKTCSKTVVLVASAGYGLDLSVAVDIFETVRSRNGLAVAIVLRPFSFEGLRRQDEVKDLMGKLKGSANLIIEIDIDALLQKDLLTLDEAMKTANNAVLLAIKAIYVLKSETHRKLVDRLQDGVTEASTSEVNKILANYKEAGIGFGAAYNIKTSILQSTLECPFLGVRLKDPTSIVICILASSVPINHSDIAAFLRTFRQTTAYTGDILVSTIYEPNVEPNLWITTVLALGSNVKQSVQSVGILSRLALHFPRLFSFWGTHNQQQVHTGKECAVTPQKVMESYERDEEPNKNAAHFVDGSFNNHNEQLEPRVSSSSSKLATSRFSEKEDMFDSIAQNSVPYDSIIEDDYAFQREQLENWNLGPGYEVAREWAQERVADATHMIDNLSIFHLPVGVRPSEDLKDCLKVSFMTEQKEPESVNEVNVSTINEGIPSWNVVTDASLEAVKGLASSLLKGKDANKPKKHGVLSDRAASMLEAERDLSKKWNPVVEMQYRGGRYKGRCQGGLPEGKGRLILGDGSIYDGSWRHGKRSGPGTFYFKNGDMFQGTWRDDVMHGKGWFYFHTGDRWFANFWKGKANGEGRFYSKSGDAFFGNFKDGWRHGQFLCINANGTRYAEIWEQGVLLDIKQLYR